Proteins found in one Leptospira terpstrae serovar Hualin str. LT 11-33 = ATCC 700639 genomic segment:
- a CDS encoding TetR family transcriptional regulator has translation MKLNKRYAQKLRTHSNLLEGALRLMGEEKGLGDLSLREVAGEAGIVPAAFYRHFKNMEELGLSLVDDCGGRIQAIVGDARNKGAYKSALRLTIGFFFDYVANNRSLFRFIARERTGGNQKIREKIRESMKAIATELAKDMRMPKMIPVADIQFASELIVSLCFQMASDFLDLATDAHTEMRKLKLQTIKQVRLVFIGTIRGRKRR, from the coding sequence ATGAAGCTCAACAAACGGTATGCCCAGAAACTTCGTACCCACAGCAATCTGCTTGAGGGTGCATTACGCCTGATGGGAGAGGAAAAGGGACTGGGAGACCTCAGCCTTCGAGAAGTGGCTGGGGAGGCCGGAATTGTTCCTGCTGCCTTTTATCGGCATTTCAAGAATATGGAGGAGCTGGGTTTGTCCTTGGTGGATGACTGCGGAGGAAGAATCCAGGCCATTGTGGGTGATGCGAGAAACAAAGGGGCTTATAAATCTGCCCTAAGACTCACTATTGGATTTTTTTTCGATTACGTGGCAAACAACCGCTCCCTGTTTCGCTTCATTGCTCGGGAACGGACAGGGGGCAATCAGAAGATCCGAGAAAAAATCAGGGAATCCATGAAAGCCATTGCTACAGAACTGGCAAAAGACATGCGAATGCCAAAGATGATTCCTGTGGCCGATATCCAATTTGCGTCAGAACTCATAGTTAGCCTCTGTTTTCAAATGGCTTCTGATTTTTTAGATCTAGCAACGGATGCTCATACCGAAATGCGAAAATTAAAATTACAAACGATCAAACAAGTGCGGTTGGTTTTTATTGGAACCATTCGAGGTAGAAAACGAAGATAA
- a CDS encoding flavin reductase family protein — MKTFPFIFNEPKEFLSFLQLKDWADFLLGEFNPRFSVTAIKAKVVAVCEETADAKTLVLKPNWLWKGFSAGQHVPVTVEIAGRRVTRFYSLSSIPGEKYLSITVKRQSGGLVSNFINQNIKKGDLLELGEASGEFVLPKTLPSKFLFLAGGSGITPIHSILKQLQSLKYNGKVTLLYFVRSFEDIILRSSLEEIAKATGWLEIRYVFSDLPKEGYDSGFLTKEILKKYTDDLKTYSVYVCGPAPMQTKALSLLEGNEVKSELFMLPGQSSLKVKKTGTVDVFLSLSHKTIQVKGERSLLEELEDQGIYPQSGCRMGICHTCVCKKTAGSVTDLSKDEVSELGEENIQICISRAESNLEIEL, encoded by the coding sequence ATGAAAACATTTCCTTTTATCTTTAACGAACCCAAGGAATTCCTGAGTTTCCTGCAACTCAAAGATTGGGCCGATTTTCTACTGGGGGAATTCAATCCTAGATTCTCGGTCACTGCCATAAAGGCAAAGGTTGTCGCAGTCTGTGAAGAAACGGCCGATGCAAAAACGTTAGTATTGAAACCCAATTGGCTTTGGAAGGGTTTTAGTGCAGGTCAACATGTTCCTGTCACCGTAGAAATTGCGGGAAGGCGAGTGACCAGGTTTTATTCTTTGTCCTCTATACCAGGCGAAAAGTATTTATCCATCACCGTAAAACGCCAATCAGGTGGTCTAGTTTCCAACTTTATCAATCAAAATATCAAAAAAGGGGATTTGTTAGAATTGGGCGAGGCATCAGGGGAATTTGTCCTACCAAAGACTTTACCTTCTAAGTTTTTGTTTTTGGCTGGTGGAAGTGGAATCACTCCAATTCATTCTATTCTCAAACAACTCCAATCCTTAAAATACAATGGCAAAGTTACTCTTCTATACTTTGTTAGGTCATTTGAAGATATTATCTTACGTTCTTCCTTGGAAGAGATCGCAAAAGCAACCGGTTGGTTAGAAATTCGTTATGTATTTTCAGATCTTCCTAAAGAAGGATATGATTCTGGTTTTTTAACTAAAGAAATTTTGAAAAAGTATACTGATGATTTGAAAACTTATTCAGTTTATGTATGCGGCCCAGCACCAATGCAAACCAAAGCACTTTCACTTTTAGAAGGAAACGAAGTGAAGTCTGAATTATTTATGTTACCTGGTCAATCTTCTTTGAAGGTTAAAAAAACAGGAACTGTGGATGTGTTTCTATCTCTAAGTCATAAAACAATCCAGGTGAAAGGTGAACGTTCTTTATTAGAAGAATTAGAAGACCAAGGGATCTACCCTCAAAGTGGATGTCGAATGGGAATTTGCCATACTTGTGTTTGTAAAAAAACTGCTGGTTCCGTAACTGATTTATCAAAAGACGAAGTATCTGAGTTAGGTGAAGAAAACATTCAAATTTGTATCTCCCGCGCCGAATCAAATTTGGAAATAGAACTCTAG
- a CDS encoding fatty acid desaturase family protein — protein sequence MRTISKKLNKEEIESFGNEVEALREEVMSKVGKEDADHIRFIYKAYRYTEILGRGLIHFSFEPISFVAGTLLLSLSKIINNMELGHNVLHGQYDWMNDPRFNSRTFEWDIVSDAHQWKFYHNYMHHTYTNVLNKDHDYGYNFTRLTEGQKWKPVHLTQPFTNLFLAMNFQWGIGAHGYRVEYMEIPKKQRKKKTLKDYKAVFFKKIELQLVKDYILFPLLAGLNFPKVILGNMIANLIRNLWTYAVIFCGHFTENAESFSAEEIVGESKAQWYLRQLKGSSNLDGSKLFYTMTGHLSHQIEHHMFPGMPAKRYREVAPRLKEICAKYGQHYNTGSFVKQFASVWKRIIAYSFPDSIAGKLMGNRKVYLEPKAIVTQPSFQVSLPMEEKSVTLT from the coding sequence ATGAGAACGATTAGTAAAAAATTAAACAAAGAAGAGATTGAATCCTTTGGAAATGAAGTGGAAGCCCTTCGGGAAGAAGTGATGTCCAAAGTGGGAAAAGAAGATGCAGATCATATCCGCTTTATTTATAAAGCTTACCGATATACTGAAATCTTGGGTCGTGGGCTCATTCACTTTAGTTTTGAACCTATTTCTTTTGTAGCAGGAACTTTATTACTCTCTCTTTCGAAAATTATAAACAATATGGAGTTAGGTCATAATGTTCTACACGGACAGTATGATTGGATGAATGACCCTCGTTTTAATTCCAGAACTTTCGAATGGGACATTGTGAGTGATGCTCATCAATGGAAATTTTATCACAATTATATGCACCATACATATACAAATGTTTTAAACAAAGACCATGACTATGGATATAATTTTACTCGTTTGACTGAAGGGCAAAAATGGAAACCGGTGCACCTAACACAACCTTTCACCAATTTATTCCTTGCGATGAACTTTCAATGGGGAATTGGTGCTCATGGTTACCGAGTGGAATACATGGAAATTCCTAAAAAACAAAGGAAGAAAAAAACCTTAAAAGATTATAAAGCTGTCTTCTTTAAGAAGATTGAATTGCAACTTGTTAAAGATTATATTTTGTTTCCACTTCTTGCCGGATTGAATTTTCCAAAAGTCATTCTGGGAAATATGATCGCAAATTTAATTAGAAACCTTTGGACATATGCTGTGATCTTTTGTGGTCATTTTACTGAGAATGCGGAATCCTTTTCTGCTGAAGAAATCGTTGGTGAGTCAAAAGCACAATGGTACTTAAGACAACTCAAAGGTTCTTCTAACTTAGATGGTAGTAAGTTGTTTTATACAATGACCGGGCATCTCAGCCACCAAATTGAACACCATATGTTTCCTGGAATGCCAGCAAAACGTTACCGTGAAGTGGCTCCTCGATTGAAAGAAATTTGTGCTAAGTATGGACAACACTACAATACAGGAAGTTTTGTGAAACAGTTTGCCTCTGTATGGAAACGTATCATTGCATATTCTTTTCCTGATTCGATTGCAGGGAAATTAATGGGTAATCGAAAAGTTTATTTGGAACCAAAGGCTATCGTTACTCAACCCAGTTTTCAAGTTTCCCTTCCGATGGAAGAGAAATCAGTAACTCTCACTTAA